One stretch of Thalassovita sp. DNA includes these proteins:
- a CDS encoding FliI/YscN family ATPase has product MSATILERLSHDLATLPDRTAPQISGQVVRYDGLVVECSGFPASPGDLCLIYPRHAGPGAAPVEGEVVGFSDGKNLLFLDTAGAQITLGDPVVLRRAGRMCEVGPELLGRVIDASGAPLDGRPAPKPSDLWPLAGKPLNPLARGPVKEVLDVGVRILNSSMTIGRGQRVGIMAGSGVGKSVLIEMMTHNTTADVIIVGLIGERAREVGDFVSRVMTPEAAARVCVVAVPADRSPLLRLRAANRTTAIAEYFRDQGKDVLLIMDSLTRVAHAKREAGLALGEQPTAKGYTPSVISMIPSLIERCGPGLPGQGTITALYTVLADGDDTTNDPVVDSARAILDGHMVLSRAQAQRGIYPAIDLPASVSRVMNDIVPPEHVTASQRLRRLISLYNENRDLMLMGGYSAGQDKDLDAAIKNWPQIEGFICQMKHEKVTFEESQKQLLELIGMTS; this is encoded by the coding sequence ATGAGCGCCACCATCCTTGAGCGGTTGAGCCATGATCTGGCCACCCTGCCAGACCGCACTGCGCCGCAGATCAGCGGCCAGGTGGTGCGCTATGATGGGCTGGTTGTGGAATGTTCCGGCTTTCCGGCCTCCCCTGGCGACCTCTGCCTGATTTACCCGCGTCATGCCGGCCCCGGTGCCGCCCCGGTTGAGGGTGAGGTGGTGGGTTTTTCCGACGGCAAGAACCTGTTGTTCTTGGACACCGCTGGCGCGCAGATCACCCTGGGCGATCCGGTTGTGCTGCGCCGTGCCGGCCGCATGTGCGAGGTGGGCCCTGAATTGCTGGGCCGCGTGATTGACGCCAGCGGTGCGCCACTGGATGGCCGCCCTGCGCCGAAACCCTCTGACCTCTGGCCCTTGGCGGGCAAGCCACTGAACCCGCTGGCCCGTGGCCCGGTGAAGGAAGTGCTGGACGTTGGGGTGCGGATCCTCAATTCCTCGATGACCATTGGTCGTGGTCAGCGTGTTGGCATCATGGCGGGATCGGGCGTCGGGAAATCCGTGCTGATCGAAATGATGACCCACAATACCACGGCAGATGTTATCATTGTTGGCCTCATCGGGGAACGTGCCCGTGAGGTTGGTGATTTTGTCAGCCGCGTGATGACACCCGAGGCGGCCGCAAGGGTTTGCGTTGTGGCGGTCCCTGCCGACCGCTCCCCGCTCTTGCGCCTGCGCGCGGCCAACCGCACCACCGCCATTGCCGAATACTTCCGCGATCAGGGCAAGGATGTGCTGCTGATCATGGACAGTCTGACCCGCGTCGCCCATGCCAAACGTGAGGCCGGGCTGGCCCTTGGCGAACAACCCACCGCCAAAGGCTACACCCCTTCGGTGATCTCAATGATCCCGTCGCTGATTGAACGCTGCGGTCCCGGTCTGCCCGGTCAGGGGACGATCACAGCGCTTTACACCGTGCTGGCGGATGGCGATGACACCACCAATGACCCGGTTGTGGACTCGGCCCGGGCGATCCTTGATGGCCACATGGTGCTCAGCCGTGCCCAGGCGCAGCGCGGCATCTATCCCGCGATTGATCTGCCTGCCTCGGTCAGCCGGGTGATGAATGACATCGTGCCACCCGAACATGTGACCGCCAGCCAGCGGCTGCGTCGTCTGATCTCGCTTTACAACGAAAACCGCGATCTGATGCTGATGGGCGGCTATAGCGCCGGTCAGGACAAGGATCTGGACGCGGCGATCAAGAACTGGCCACAGATCGAAGGTTTCATCTGCCAGATGAAACACGAAAAGGTCACCTTCGAAGAAAGCCAGAAACAGCTGCTTGAGCTGATCGGGATGACCTCATGA
- a CDS encoding FliH/SctL family protein has translation MGFHKDMSVQALDIESINSILRKNRDGNFRPRAFEQIPEDQPADAAMEENGLGAPVQTEEVAPPEPEPNAELEALQAAAHKTGYTEGFAEGYQKGLAEAPEPEPAPAPEAQAHLEEATRLFSDLARSLTDHAADHHTALRQAMEQTLLTLASDLAGQQIDTLPAAFAQKVEELVERVGKTVDCTQIHLNPEDMAVIEPSLAGSEIIDGCVLQPDEALPRGAVDIRSGPNRVQSALPEFDDGGLPADWDDTEIQIADAGQ, from the coding sequence ATGGGCTTCCACAAAGACATGTCCGTTCAGGCGCTTGATATTGAGTCCATCAACTCAATCCTGCGCAAAAACCGTGACGGCAATTTCCGCCCCCGCGCCTTTGAGCAGATCCCCGAGGATCAGCCCGCTGATGCCGCGATGGAGGAAAACGGCCTTGGCGCCCCGGTGCAGACCGAAGAGGTTGCACCGCCAGAGCCTGAGCCCAATGCTGAGCTTGAGGCGCTGCAGGCTGCGGCCCATAAGACCGGCTACACCGAAGGTTTCGCCGAAGGCTATCAGAAGGGCCTGGCCGAAGCGCCCGAACCAGAACCCGCCCCTGCCCCCGAAGCACAGGCCCATCTGGAAGAGGCCACACGCCTGTTCAGCGATCTGGCGCGATCCCTCACCGATCACGCTGCCGATCACCACACCGCCCTGCGTCAGGCGATGGAACAGACGCTGCTGACGCTTGCCAGTGACCTCGCCGGTCAGCAGATCGATACCCTGCCCGCCGCCTTTGCCCAGAAGGTTGAGGAACTGGTGGAACGTGTGGGCAAGACGGTGGATTGCACCCAGATCCATCTGAACCCCGAAGATATGGCGGTGATTGAACCCTCGCTTGCTGGCTCTGAAATCATTGATGGCTGTGTCCTGCAACCGGATGAGGCGCTGCCGCGCGGCGCAGTGGATATCCGTTCCGGCCCCAACCGGGTTCAAAGCGCCCTGCCAGAGTTTGACGATGGCGGCCTGCCCGCAGATTGGGATGACACCGAAATTCAGATCGCGGATGCCGGCCAATGA